A portion of the Acidobacteriaceae bacterium genome contains these proteins:
- a CDS encoding lipopolysaccharide biosynthesis protein, with protein MTEAVFRRKRVFWRVVFTVVLLVAVASFLIPKRYKSEAKLMVQPVRAMGPLTTTPTDRLVAANQVSPEEINSEVDLLESQGVARRALGQSVVTPQSKDEEQASQALSHHLTVDAVHQTNLINVSFVGKTPQEATATLKRVLSAYFEQRAGTGISSGAAGFFERQVQAKNEQLSDDQNKLTQFEVAHGIADLDDQKKLQVDRISGLQNQLLGAQAQWAGLRSKAAANKRELSLTPARSRTIERTITNQYSQERLNTSLVDLENRRTELTKRYPPTDRQVVEINEKIATTQKAITTAGSNPAGETATDVNPVYQQLSEAVATSVGESSAQSAQVAELTVQLKDAKVRLSELEQSTAEYNELKRQLAQAQNDYALYAQRRDEARISEALDRAKMFNVSLAELPMASNVPVRPKPVLYILAGTAFAAMLGILLALYLDTASEQVYTPSQLDARTGTRTIATLAEDLGDGEGNRLEYRRILLAIRQALEASEGASGSGHQAAAKAIGAAGYCVAFVAPLRGEGVSYLVGHLAHEAARQASVRVAVLDVEPLLRKFEAKEDVGFAMKYDAERMHWVLDLGEDAEARQEAVVPLRSSNVHGLFSTRLRPLLVEARKNFDFVFLDCPSQQASTLASELARGVDGYVAVVAAGHARKQNIEALSAALTDAGAPLLGWVLTRRTYPVPRWMHRLLW; from the coding sequence GTGACAGAAGCCGTTTTCCGTCGGAAGCGGGTGTTTTGGCGCGTCGTTTTTACGGTGGTGCTTCTCGTTGCTGTTGCCAGCTTCCTGATTCCGAAACGCTATAAGTCAGAGGCCAAGCTGATGGTGCAGCCTGTCCGCGCGATGGGACCGCTGACCACAACGCCGACTGACAGGCTCGTTGCTGCCAACCAGGTTTCGCCCGAAGAGATCAACAGCGAGGTCGATCTGCTGGAGAGTCAGGGTGTTGCCCGTCGGGCGCTGGGCCAGAGCGTGGTCACGCCGCAGAGCAAGGATGAGGAGCAGGCCTCTCAGGCCCTCTCGCATCATCTGACCGTCGACGCCGTTCACCAGACCAACCTGATCAATGTTTCGTTCGTCGGCAAGACTCCGCAGGAGGCCACGGCGACGCTGAAGCGCGTGCTGAGCGCCTACTTTGAGCAGCGGGCCGGAACCGGTATCTCCAGCGGTGCGGCTGGCTTCTTCGAGCGTCAAGTGCAGGCCAAGAACGAGCAGCTTTCGGACGATCAAAACAAGCTGACACAGTTTGAGGTCGCGCATGGCATTGCTGATCTGGACGACCAGAAGAAGCTGCAGGTGGACCGCATCAGCGGGTTGCAGAACCAGTTGCTCGGCGCGCAGGCCCAGTGGGCCGGTTTGCGCAGCAAGGCGGCGGCGAACAAACGCGAGTTGAGCCTGACCCCGGCGCGTTCCCGGACGATCGAGCGCACGATCACGAACCAGTACTCGCAGGAGCGGCTAAATACTTCGCTGGTCGACCTTGAAAACCGTCGCACGGAGTTGACGAAGCGTTATCCGCCGACCGACCGCCAGGTCGTAGAGATCAACGAGAAGATTGCGACGACGCAGAAGGCGATCACCACTGCCGGATCCAACCCCGCAGGGGAGACCGCGACCGACGTGAACCCGGTCTATCAGCAGTTGAGCGAGGCGGTTGCGACTTCGGTGGGTGAGTCCAGCGCACAGTCGGCGCAGGTGGCTGAGCTGACCGTGCAGCTAAAGGACGCGAAGGTTCGCTTGTCGGAGCTTGAGCAGTCTACCGCCGAGTACAACGAGTTGAAGCGCCAACTGGCACAGGCGCAGAACGATTACGCGCTCTATGCGCAGCGTCGGGACGAAGCCAGAATCTCCGAGGCGCTGGACCGGGCGAAGATGTTCAACGTCTCGCTGGCTGAGCTTCCCATGGCTTCGAACGTTCCGGTACGCCCGAAGCCGGTGCTCTACATTCTGGCGGGGACGGCCTTTGCTGCGATGCTCGGCATTCTGCTCGCGCTCTACCTCGATACGGCCAGCGAGCAGGTGTACACGCCTTCGCAACTGGATGCTCGCACCGGCACGCGTACGATTGCGACGCTGGCAGAAGATCTTGGCGACGGGGAAGGCAACAGGCTGGAGTATCGCCGCATTCTGCTGGCGATTCGTCAGGCGCTGGAAGCTTCGGAGGGCGCATCCGGTAGCGGGCATCAGGCAGCTGCGAAGGCTATCGGGGCCGCTGGGTACTGCGTTGCATTTGTGGCTCCGCTGCGTGGGGAAGGCGTCAGTTATCTGGTGGGCCATCTGGCGCACGAGGCGGCGCGGCAGGCCTCGGTTCGCGTAGCTGTGCTGGACGTGGAGCCGCTTCTGCGCAAGTTTGAAGCGAAGGAAGATGTCGGCTTCGCGATGAAGTATGACGCGGAGCGGATGCACTGGGTGCTGGACCTGGGCGAGGACGCGGAAGCCAGGCAGGAAGCGGTCGTTCCATTGCGCTCCAGCAACGTGCATGGGCTCTTCTCCACACGTCTGCGGCCGCTGCTGGTCGAGGCCCGCAAGAACTTCGACTTTGTCTTTCTCGACTGCCCGAGCCAGCAGGCCTCTACGCTGGCGTCGGAGCTGGCGCGTGGTGTGGACGGCTACGTTGCCGTAGTGGCCGCAGGGCACGCCCGTAAGCAGAACATCGAGGCCCTGAGCGCGGCGCTGACCGATGCCGGCGCACCGCTGCTGGGCTGGGTGTTGACGCGTCGTACCTATCCGGTACCGCGCTGGATGCATCGCCTGCTCTGGTAG
- a CDS encoding sugar transferase, translating into MPSIPVSRSNATTGATTPLVRRMCASPVRMADLAALLLALGVTFFSSILPAGRNFSEVLALRVPLQTLLLCAALLATWRLTFWVCGLHQPRLNRTPGSFLWRVPVTVAVCALPLLPVLVLTHGSIPEVLRSAFVFWFTGTTLFFATRAAYYSYDAYVSPSFRQQRNVLVIGTGPRARAMTLALSNHSEYRYMLAGFVDSEPQNDCGDLGPVLGTVQELEQLLMRQPIDEVLIALPMKSRFSEIQDVMSACGSAGVQTQYSLDLFNTAIAKHHGIDESTGARVVEMVHNDQRLYLKSALDRIFAFLGVVLLSPVFLAIAVAIKLESKGPVFFVQKRWGRNKRTFGMFKFRSMVVDAEARMAELEKHNELGGPMFKMKNDPRVTRVGNFIRKTSLDELPQLLNVLLGDMSLVGPRPLPTRDVERFSDPWAMRRFSVKPGITGLWQVSGRSNTDFDQTIQLDLRYIDRWSLLLDAKILFRTFAAVVKRSGAY; encoded by the coding sequence ATGCCCTCAATTCCCGTTAGCCGCAGCAACGCAACGACCGGAGCAACGACCCCTCTGGTACGCAGGATGTGTGCGTCGCCTGTCCGCATGGCGGATCTGGCGGCCTTGCTGCTTGCGCTGGGCGTCACATTCTTCAGCAGCATTCTTCCCGCCGGGCGAAACTTCTCCGAAGTGCTCGCTTTGCGCGTCCCGCTGCAGACGCTCCTGCTCTGCGCGGCTCTGCTCGCGACCTGGCGGCTAACGTTCTGGGTCTGTGGCCTGCACCAGCCCCGGCTGAATCGCACGCCCGGCAGCTTTCTGTGGCGCGTCCCGGTAACGGTTGCGGTCTGCGCTCTGCCTCTGCTTCCTGTATTGGTGCTCACCCACGGCTCGATCCCCGAAGTTCTGCGCTCTGCCTTTGTCTTCTGGTTCACCGGCACCACGCTCTTCTTTGCCACTCGCGCGGCGTATTACAGCTACGACGCCTACGTCAGCCCCAGCTTTCGCCAGCAGCGTAACGTTCTGGTCATCGGCACCGGCCCGCGGGCACGCGCCATGACGCTCGCGCTCTCCAACCACTCGGAGTATCGCTACATGCTCGCGGGTTTTGTGGACTCTGAACCGCAAAACGACTGCGGCGACCTCGGCCCTGTTCTCGGCACCGTCCAGGAGCTGGAGCAACTGCTCATGCGCCAGCCCATCGACGAAGTGCTGATTGCGCTGCCCATGAAGAGCCGCTTCTCTGAAATTCAGGACGTGATGAGCGCCTGCGGCTCCGCCGGCGTGCAGACACAGTACTCGCTCGACCTCTTCAACACCGCCATCGCCAAGCACCACGGCATCGACGAAAGCACCGGCGCGCGCGTGGTGGAGATGGTGCACAACGACCAACGCCTCTACCTGAAGAGCGCTCTCGACCGCATCTTCGCCTTCCTCGGCGTTGTGCTGCTTTCGCCTGTCTTCCTCGCCATCGCCGTCGCCATCAAGCTCGAAAGCAAGGGCCCGGTCTTCTTCGTGCAGAAGCGCTGGGGACGCAACAAGCGCACCTTTGGCATGTTCAAGTTCCGCTCCATGGTCGTCGATGCGGAAGCCCGCATGGCCGAACTGGAGAAGCACAACGAGCTCGGCGGCCCGATGTTCAAGATGAAGAACGACCCGCGCGTCACCCGCGTTGGCAACTTCATCCGCAAAACCTCCCTGGACGAGCTGCCGCAGCTGCTCAACGTGCTGCTGGGCGATATGAGCCTGGTTGGTCCGCGTCCGCTGCCGACGCGCGACGTCGAACGCTTCTCCGACCCCTGGGCGATGCGCCGCTTCTCCGTGAAACCCGGCATCACCGGCCTCTGGCAGGTCTCGGGTCGCTCCAACACGGACTTTGACCAGACGATTCAGCTCGACCTGCGCTATATCGACCGCTGGAGCCTCCTGCTGGACGCGAAGATCCTCTTCCGCACCTTCGCCGCCGTCGTCAAACGCAGCGGAGCCTACTAA
- the ftsY gene encoding signal recognition particle-docking protein FtsY — MAFSFFKRKDEPEAPSAAPEETAAEQPRGLFDRMRAAVTRTRESLSSSVGAVVALTREVDDIALDDLEFGLLASDIGAPTTNEIIANLRDRALRGGIASGSELKQLLKAEILRILSNVAKPVYAPSNPPEVIMMVGVNGTGKTTTSGKLAAHYTREGRSVLLCAADTFRAAAIEQLEVWGQRSGVDLIKTKQGGDPSAALFDAATAAKARGTNVLLVDTAGRLHTKSDLMKELDKMVRTADRIIPGAPHQTLLVIDATTGQNGLQQARLFTEAAKVTGIVLTKLDGTAKGGIVVAIAHELGLPVRYVGTGEKLDDLLEFDPVAFTDSLLG, encoded by the coding sequence ATGGCTTTCTCGTTTTTCAAGCGCAAAGATGAGCCGGAAGCGCCCTCCGCCGCTCCCGAAGAAACAGCAGCAGAGCAACCTCGCGGTTTATTCGACCGCATGCGCGCCGCGGTTACGCGTACACGCGAATCGCTCTCGTCCAGTGTTGGCGCAGTCGTCGCCCTCACCCGCGAAGTCGATGACATCGCGCTCGACGACCTGGAGTTCGGCCTGCTCGCCTCCGACATCGGCGCGCCGACAACCAACGAGATCATCGCCAACTTGCGCGACCGCGCCCTGCGTGGCGGCATCGCCTCCGGTTCGGAGCTGAAGCAGCTTCTGAAGGCAGAAATTCTCCGCATCCTCAGCAACGTCGCCAAGCCGGTCTACGCCCCGTCCAACCCGCCCGAAGTCATCATGATGGTGGGCGTGAACGGCACCGGCAAAACGACCACCTCCGGCAAGCTGGCCGCACATTACACCCGCGAAGGCCGCTCCGTACTGCTCTGCGCCGCGGACACCTTCCGCGCCGCCGCCATTGAGCAGCTGGAAGTCTGGGGCCAGCGTTCAGGTGTGGACCTCATCAAGACCAAGCAGGGTGGCGACCCATCAGCCGCACTCTTTGACGCAGCCACCGCCGCCAAGGCCCGTGGGACCAATGTTCTGCTCGTCGATACGGCAGGCCGCCTGCATACCAAGAGCGACCTGATGAAGGAGCTCGACAAGATGGTTCGCACCGCTGACAGAATCATCCCCGGAGCCCCGCACCAGACCCTTCTGGTCATCGACGCCACCACCGGCCAGAACGGCCTGCAGCAGGCGCGCCTTTTCACCGAGGCGGCCAAGGTCACCGGCATTGTCCTGACGAAGCTCGACGGCACCGCCAAGGGCGGCATCGTCGTGGCCATCGCACATGAGCTTGGGCTCCCCGTACGCTACGTTGGCACCGGCGAAAAGCTCGACGACCTGTTGGAGTTCGACCCAGTCGCCTTCACCGACTCGCTGCTCGGCTAA